The region acacacatacacacacacacatacatacatacatacatacatacatacatacatacatacacacacacacacacacatacatacatacatacatacatacatacatacatacatacatacatacatacatacatacatacatacatacatacatacacacatacatacatacatacatacatacatacatacatacatacatacatacatacacacatacatacatacatctgtacatacatacatacatacatacatacatacatacatatatatatatatatatatatatacatacatacatacatacatatatatatacatacatacatacatacatacatatatacatacatacatacatacatacatacatgcatgcatgcatgcatgcatgcatgcatgcatacatacatacatacatacatacatacatacatacatacatacatacatacatacatacatacatacatacatacatacatacatacatacatacctgtattCCTGTGACGATTCTGACGTTGTTGTCCTGAGTTCTAATTCCGATAAATCACTTCGGGGAATGCTGTCAAAACGTGTTcgataattataataatgtcgGTAAGGATTGTTATAATACTGTTGGCGATTGTGATGATTGTAATAATGTGATCGAGTTCTTGCTGGCACCTGTCTATCAGAGCTGACGTAACAACAAACTCCCGTACCCAGCACAAATAAGATAGCTCCAACCACGAGCATAATCGGTCCAACGCTATCCATCGGTTCGATTTCTACGTACAATGCAACAAACATCGTTCCCAGTATTAGACATGATACACCGGTAAAGAGAAGGATGAGGGCGACACAGACCTCGGctcgctttactttggtgtatCCCTGTACCGGCGCTCTCTGAGTCGAAGATGGGGTTCTGCTTGtagatgatgacgacgatgatgatggaGCATaccgatgatgatgatgatgatgatgttgctGCTGAGCACCTTGTCTATGAAAATGACCACATCTTGAACGTGAGTCTCTACGCGTTCCAAGGGCTCCCTTTCCTCTTTCGCCAAGGCCCATTCTTATGCATTCGTTCGCACTTCACTACCTTTCCGCTATTCCTACGGAAATTTGAGAGCAATATCAGAGAACGTAAAAAATGCGGCGTTTCACAATTATGTTACCTAAGTATCTCGTCTGAATCGAACTTCAGTATTTCACAAGGTTTTGTTCGTTCCCTCATCTCTGGCAGCTGACAGCCTTCGTCTCACACATTTGTAATCTTCACAGGAGATTCCTTTGTATCAAGCTGCGTTGGTTTTTATACGACTGTAAAGAAACAGAAAGGGTCATTCGGGgtcattatttgaaaatatcaccgtgtgtgcgTCGCACCATACCGCCAAAATTCCCTTCACAAATTGACAACATTGCCCACAGCGGTGATCAATCGAGTAACAGCTCACATACTGCACTACCGGCTGTAATATCAGCTCTTTTTAATGCGCGTGTCGTAACTTCGACAGCTCGGCGATATCCTCCTTCTCAAAGGAGTCTTCTGTACGCTTTTCTCACTTGTTAAGACCCCGTGCACCCCGGTCTTAGCCAATCGACGTCACGTGGCTGTCGGTACTGCGAGATATTAAGTCGAATCTACAACGAGACACTTAACAGAACTACACTGTCGCTGTGAAGCCCGAACTGCGTGGCCGGCCAGGTCGTGAATTATTAAGAAATGCGATTAAGGTTATTGGTGGCCGTAAACTAGCGATTCAAATCGTTGCTAATTATAATCTAGAGTTGACTCGTTGTGTAAGGGCAAAGGTGTCATGGCCGTGTCATTAATCTACCCTAACCGTCATCTCTTAACGAAGTCTTCTAGAATTAGGATAATATTAAGAtatgattaaaatttaattGATCACAGACAATATTAAATTACTCACTAAATCAACGGAATTATTAACAAAAATGACGGAAATGTTAGTAGTTATACGAAATGGAGCTATGTGTGTTGCATTAAATGACATTAACACGTTAGGCTGACCAAACTGTCTTAAAGGACAATtctaaatgatatattttgtctGTCGGTctagctggctggctggctggttgcctgtcagtctatctatctatctatatgtctgtctgtctgtctg is a window of Glandiceps talaboti chromosome 5, keGlaTala1.1, whole genome shotgun sequence DNA encoding:
- the LOC144435822 gene encoding uncharacterized protein LOC144435822; amino-acid sequence: MGLGERGKGALGTRRDSRSRCGHFHRQGAQQQHHHHHHHRYAPSSSSSSSTSRTPSSTQRAPVQGYTKVKRAEVCVALILLFTGVSCLILGTMFVALYVEIEPMDSVGPIMLVVGAILFVLGTGVCCYVSSDRQVPARTRSHYYNHHNRQQYYNNPYRHYYNYRTRFDSIPRSDLSELELRTTTSESSQEYRFTGNSRRGRRSLDSGQSVRINIHSPLDQLTETDLDFSDDIDEGSDHEPPVFQAVMAADNYEPPPSYEEVCGTRV